The following coding sequences lie in one Spinacia oleracea cultivar Varoflay chromosome 1, BTI_SOV_V1, whole genome shotgun sequence genomic window:
- the LOC110779105 gene encoding uncharacterized protein, with protein sequence MTRPTFEKNVASRWTVYVDGSSTQNGCGAGIICQSPEGDKYEYAMRFNFQTSNNEAEYEALLAGIKMCKAAGAQEILALSDSQLIVSQVNGDYEARDPNMIKYMQAVRQEIEHLKSFKAKQIPRTENNQADALSKLASSASCDTPRHVFWEVKERRSIEQELCTPVVAILDRSSTWMDPIIAYKVDGSLPDDSSLAVKIQKRSSWFEWWNGVLYKKSFSIPLLRCVTPENGKEILDDLHQGLCSSHIGGRALAEKALRTGYYWPTLREDALAMVQKCDKCQRFAHLIHRLSHPLTSIMSPIPFAKWGMDLLGPYTAAPGGRRYVIVAVDYFTKWVEAESLKNIRTTDVRAFIWKNIMTRFGIPQAIVFDNGPLRRLS encoded by the coding sequence ATGACGAGGCCAACTTTTGAGAAGAATGTGGCGAGCCGTTGGACGGTATATGTAGATGGGTCGTCCACCCAGAACGGATGCGGAGCCGGCATAATATGTCAATCCCCTGAAGGAGACAAGTACGAGTACGCCATGAGGTTTAACTTCCAAACTTCAAACAATGAGGCTGAATATGAAGCTTTGCTAGCCGGCATAAAAATGTGCAAAGCTGCTGGAGCTCAAGAGATACTCGCTCTTTCTGATTCACAGCTCATTGTAAGTCAAGTAAACGGAGACTACGAGGCAAGAGATCCCAACATGATCAAGTACATGCAAGCTGTGCGTCAAGAAATAGAACATTTGAAGAGTTTCAAAGCTAAGCAGATTCCCAGAACAGAGAACAATCAGGCCGATGCCCTGTCTAAACTAGCTAGCTCAGCTTCCTGTGACACTCCGCGTCATGTGTTTTGGGAAGTGAAAGAAAGACGAAGCATTGAACAAGAGTTGTGCACTCCTGTGGTAGCCATCCTTGACCGGTCATCAACTTGGATGGACCCCATCATTGCATATAAGGTAGACGGCTCACTTCCAGACGACTCAAGTCTAGCCGTCAAAATTCAGAAGAGAagttcttggtttgaatggtGGAATGGAGTTTTGTATAAAAAGTCATTTTCCATACCCCTCTTGCGGTGCGTTACTCCTGAGAATGGGAAAGAAATTCTGGACGACCTGCATCAAGGATTGTGTAGCTCCCATATTGGAGGACGAGCTTTAGCTGAAAAAGCCCTGCGAACTGGTTATTACTGGCCCACTTTGAGAGAAGACGCCCTGGCCATGGTGCAGAAGTGTGACAAGTGCCAACGATTTGCTCATCTCATTCACCGGCTGTCTCACCCTCTCACCTCTATCATGAGCCCCATTCCTTTTGCCAAGTGGGGAATGGACCTATTAGGACCATATACAGCAGCCCCTGGAGGCCGGCGCTACGTGATTGTAGCCGTTGACTACTTCACTAAGTGGGTGGAAGCAGAATCCCTCAAGAATATAAGGACTACTGATGTGAGGGCGTTTATCTGGAAAAATATTATGACTCGCTTCGGAATACCACAAGCTATCGTCTTTGACAATGGGCCTTTAAGACGCCTAAGCTAA